A genomic region of Fundulus heteroclitus isolate FHET01 chromosome 24, MU-UCD_Fhet_4.1, whole genome shotgun sequence contains the following coding sequences:
- the LOC110367502 gene encoding OX-2 membrane glycoprotein-like isoform X3 has product MEGICLIFLLFTCGSFQKGLADLIQTQQTVLAAVGEDAPLSCLLLETKDVQQVTWQKVFGNKERNICSYSEYFNQTVNSDFKDKVQFTEAGLQNNSIVIRSVTEQDEGCYLCLFNTFPDGALTAGTCLKVYELHGPVLDVSRSSSPAGSVVSCSATGRPAPTVTLTAPQQNLSLSLYNTTRVSNSNGTVTVTTTALLSASSSTQVGCSVSVLSAAPRELLLTVPGPSHTSDHGLDEQSGSPDRGCRWPLIIPVLTVAFCTLFS; this is encoded by the exons GTCTAGCAGATTTGATCCAAACCCAGCAGACTGTATTAGCAGCAGTGGGAGAAGATGCTCCTCTCAGCTGTCTCCTCCTGGAAACTAAAGATGTCCAGCAGGTCACCTGGCAGAAGGTCTTTGGGAATAAAGAGAGGAACATCTGCTCCTACAGCGAGTATTTTAATCAAACAgtgaattctgactttaaagaTAAAGTTCAGTTCACAGAAGCTGGACTGCAGAATAACTCCATAGTCATCAGGAGTGTTACAGAGCAGGATGAAGGATGTTATCTCTGCTTATTCAACACCTTCCCTGATGGAGCTCTGACAGCTGGAACCTGCCTGAAGGTTTATG AGCTGCATGGACCCGTCCTTGATGTCAGCAGATCAAGCTCTCCTGCAGGGTCAGTTGTGTCCTGTTCAGCCACAGGTCGACCTGCTCCCACTGTAACACTGACTGCTccacagcagaacctcagctTGTCCCTCTACAACACCACCAGGGTGAGCAACAGCAACGGTACCGTCACCGTCACCACCACAGCTCTGCTGtcagcttccagcagcacaCAGGTTGGATGTTCAGTGTCagttctctctgctgctcccagaGAGCTGCTGCTCACCGTTCCTGGACCCTCACACACGTCTGATCATG gttTGGATGAACAATCTGGATCACCTGACAGAGGCTGCA GATGGCCTCTGATTATTCCAGTCCTGACTGTGGCTTTctgtactttattttcctga
- the LOC105921728 gene encoding poliovirus receptor isoform X1, with the protein MADSSVPLFFLLLGIFIKGEALIETEETVWAAVGDQASLSCRLTGNKEVLQVTWQKVLPDGEMNLATYTKKFGSRVSADMEEKMDLQHKDLRSCSMVIRKVTEQDEGCYRCLFNTYPKGALIGRTCLRLYELHGPVLDVSRSSSPAGSVVSCSATGRPAPTVTLTAPQQNLSLSLYNTTRVSNSNGTVTVTTTALLSASSSTQVGCSVSVLSAAPRELLLTVPGPSHTSDHAGLNEQPGLSFDERQEPKDLTVTLVIVIFFMVALFCGLAIIAKRRRKIEKNRDPERNKTPLKSPGMQRNKTPSQTSTNEMRQRTSTKKSPRNNSHKASSLVAKKLFTDDRPDGSTRKLKNQLVI; encoded by the exons ATGGCAGACTCTTCTGTCCCGCTTTTCTTTCTCCTGTTGGGAATCTTTATTAAAG GTGAAGCTCTGATAGAAACAGAGGAGACTGTGTGGGCAGCAGTGGGGGACCAAGCCTCTCTAAGCTGCCGGCTCACTGGAAACAAAGAAGTCCTCCAGGTCACCTGGCAGAAAGTCCTCCCTGATGGAGAGATGAATCTGGCCACCTACACCAAGAAATTTGGTTCTAGAGTGAGTGCTGATATGGAGGAGAAGATGGATCTTCAGCACAAGGATCTGCGGAGCTGCTCCATGGTGATCAGGAAGGTGACGGAGCAGGATGAAGGCTGCTATAGATGTTTGTTTAACACCTATCCTAAAGGAGCCCTGATAGGCAGGACCTGCCTCAGACTCTATG AGCTGCATGGACCCGTCCTTGATGTCAGCAGATCAAGCTCTCCTGCAGGGTCAGTTGTGTCCTGTTCAGCCACAGGTCGACCTGCTCCCACTGTAACACTGACTGCTccacagcagaacctcagctTGTCCCTCTACAACACCACCAGGGTGAGCAACAGCAACGGTACCGTCACCGTCACCACCACAGCTCTGCTGtcagcttccagcagcacaCAGGTTGGATGTTCAGTGTCagttctctctgctgctcccagaGAGCTGCTGCTCACCGTTCCTGGACCCTCACACACGTCTGATCATG CAGGTTTAAATGAACAACCTGGATTATCTTTTGATGAGAGACAGGAGCCTAAAGATCTGA ctgtcaCCTTGGTCATTGTCATATTTTTCATGGTTGCCCTTTTTTGTGGTCTTGCAATCATCGCCAAACGGAGACgtaaaattgaaaaaaacag GGACCCTGAGAGGAACAAAACACCACTAAAATCACCTGGAATGCAAAG aaacaaaacaccTTCACAGACGTCGACGAATGAGATGAGACAGCGAACATCAACAAAGAAAAGTCCAAGAAACAACAGCCACAAAGCATCATCTTTAGTGGCCAAGAAACTGTTTACAGACGATCGACCCGATGGATCGACCAGAAAGTTAAAGAACCAGCTGGTCATTTAA
- the LOC110367502 gene encoding OX-2 membrane glycoprotein-like isoform X2 has translation MEGICLIFLLFTCGSFQKGLADLIQTQQTVLAAVGEDAPLSCLLLETKDVQQVTWQKVFGNKERNICSYSEYFNQTVNSDFKDKVQFTEAGLQNNSIVIRSVTEQDEGCYLCLFNTFPDGALTAGTCLKVYELHGPVLDVSRSSSPAGSNVSCSATGRPAPTVTLTAPQQNLSLSLYNTTRVSNSNGTVTVTTTALLSASSSTQVGCSVSVLSAAPRELLLTVPGPSETSDDGLDEQSGSPDRGCRWPLIIPVLTVAFCTLFS, from the exons GTCTAGCAGATTTGATCCAAACCCAGCAGACTGTATTAGCAGCAGTGGGAGAAGATGCTCCTCTCAGCTGTCTCCTCCTGGAAACTAAAGATGTCCAGCAGGTCACCTGGCAGAAGGTCTTTGGGAATAAAGAGAGGAACATCTGCTCCTACAGCGAGTATTTTAATCAAACAgtgaattctgactttaaagaTAAAGTTCAGTTCACAGAAGCTGGACTGCAGAATAACTCCATAGTCATCAGGAGTGTTACAGAGCAGGATGAAGGATGTTATCTCTGCTTATTCAACACCTTCCCTGATGGAGCTCTGACAGCTGGAACCTGCCTGAAGGTTTATG AGCTGCATGGACCCGTCCTTGATGTCAGCAGATCAAGCTCTCCTGCAGGGTCAAATGTGTCCTGTTCAGCCACAGGTCGACCTGCTCCCACTGTAACACTGACTGCTccacagcagaacctcagctTGTCCCTCTACAACACCACCAGGGTGAGCAACAGCAACGGTACCGTCACCGTCACCACCACAGCTCTGCTGtcagcttccagcagcacaCAGGTTGGATGTTCAGTGTCagttctctctgctgctcccagaGAGCTGCTGCTCACCGTTCCTGGACCCTCAGAGACATCTGATGATG gttTGGATGAACAATCTGGATCACCTGACAGAGGCTGCA GATGGCCTCTGATTATTCCAGTCCTGACTGTGGCTTTctgtactttattttcctga
- the LOC105921728 gene encoding OX-2 membrane glycoprotein isoform X2 — MADSSVPLFFLLLGIFIKGEALIETEETVWAAVGDQASLSCRLTGNKEVLQVTWQKVLPDGEMNLATYTKKFGSRVSADMEEKMDLQHKDLRSCSMVIRKVTEQDEGCYRCLFNTYPKGALIGRTCLRLYELHGPVLDVSRSSSPAGSVVSCSATGRPAPTVTLTAPQQNLSLSLYNTTRVSNSNGTVTVTTTALLSASSSTQVGCSVSVLSAAPRELLLTVPGPSHTSDHGLNEQPGLSFDERQEPKDLTVTLVIVIFFMVALFCGLAIIAKRRRKIEKNRDPERNKTPLKSPGMQRNKTPSQTSTNEMRQRTSTKKSPRNNSHKASSLVAKKLFTDDRPDGSTRKLKNQLVI, encoded by the exons ATGGCAGACTCTTCTGTCCCGCTTTTCTTTCTCCTGTTGGGAATCTTTATTAAAG GTGAAGCTCTGATAGAAACAGAGGAGACTGTGTGGGCAGCAGTGGGGGACCAAGCCTCTCTAAGCTGCCGGCTCACTGGAAACAAAGAAGTCCTCCAGGTCACCTGGCAGAAAGTCCTCCCTGATGGAGAGATGAATCTGGCCACCTACACCAAGAAATTTGGTTCTAGAGTGAGTGCTGATATGGAGGAGAAGATGGATCTTCAGCACAAGGATCTGCGGAGCTGCTCCATGGTGATCAGGAAGGTGACGGAGCAGGATGAAGGCTGCTATAGATGTTTGTTTAACACCTATCCTAAAGGAGCCCTGATAGGCAGGACCTGCCTCAGACTCTATG AGCTGCATGGACCCGTCCTTGATGTCAGCAGATCAAGCTCTCCTGCAGGGTCAGTTGTGTCCTGTTCAGCCACAGGTCGACCTGCTCCCACTGTAACACTGACTGCTccacagcagaacctcagctTGTCCCTCTACAACACCACCAGGGTGAGCAACAGCAACGGTACCGTCACCGTCACCACCACAGCTCTGCTGtcagcttccagcagcacaCAGGTTGGATGTTCAGTGTCagttctctctgctgctcccagaGAGCTGCTGCTCACCGTTCCTGGACCCTCACACACGTCTGATCATG GTTTAAATGAACAACCTGGATTATCTTTTGATGAGAGACAGGAGCCTAAAGATCTGA ctgtcaCCTTGGTCATTGTCATATTTTTCATGGTTGCCCTTTTTTGTGGTCTTGCAATCATCGCCAAACGGAGACgtaaaattgaaaaaaacag GGACCCTGAGAGGAACAAAACACCACTAAAATCACCTGGAATGCAAAG aaacaaaacaccTTCACAGACGTCGACGAATGAGATGAGACAGCGAACATCAACAAAGAAAAGTCCAAGAAACAACAGCCACAAAGCATCATCTTTAGTGGCCAAGAAACTGTTTACAGACGATCGACCCGATGGATCGACCAGAAAGTTAAAGAACCAGCTGGTCATTTAA
- the LOC110367502 gene encoding OX-2 membrane glycoprotein-like isoform X1, with protein MEGICLIFLLFTCGSFQKGLADLIQTQQTVLAAVGEDAPLSCLLLETKDVQQVTWQKVFGNKERNICSYSEYFNQTVNSDFKDKVQFTEAGLQNNSIVIRSVTEQDEGCYLCLFNTFPDGALTAGTCLKVYELHGPVLDVSRSSSPAGSNVSCSATGRPAPTVTLTAPQQNLSLSLYNTTRVSNSNGTVTVTTTALLSASSSTQVGCSVSVLSAAPRELLLTVPGPSETSDDGVDEQSRSSARGRWPLIIPVLMVAFCPFILLIRKEFHKRK; from the exons GTCTAGCAGATTTGATCCAAACCCAGCAGACTGTATTAGCAGCAGTGGGAGAAGATGCTCCTCTCAGCTGTCTCCTCCTGGAAACTAAAGATGTCCAGCAGGTCACCTGGCAGAAGGTCTTTGGGAATAAAGAGAGGAACATCTGCTCCTACAGCGAGTATTTTAATCAAACAgtgaattctgactttaaagaTAAAGTTCAGTTCACAGAAGCTGGACTGCAGAATAACTCCATAGTCATCAGGAGTGTTACAGAGCAGGATGAAGGATGTTATCTCTGCTTATTCAACACCTTCCCTGATGGAGCTCTGACAGCTGGAACCTGCCTGAAGGTTTATG AGCTGCATGGACCCGTCCTTGATGTCAGCAGATCAAGCTCTCCTGCAGGGTCAAATGTGTCCTGTTCAGCCACAGGTCGACCTGCTCCCACTGTAACACTGACTGCTccacagcagaacctcagctTGTCCCTCTACAACACCACCAGGGTGAGCAACAGCAACGGTACCGTCACCGTCACCACCACAGCTCTGCTGtcagcttccagcagcacaCAGGTTGGATGTTCAGTGTCagttctctctgctgctcccagaGAGCTGCTGCTCACCGTTCCTGGACCCTCAGAGACATCTGATGATG GTGTGGATGAACAATCTAGATCATCTGCCAGAGGCA GATGGCCTCTGATTATTCCTGTCCTGATGGTGGCTTTCTGTCCTTTTATTTTGCTGATCAGAAAAGAATTTCACAAAAG GAAATAG
- the LOC105921731 gene encoding OX-2 membrane glycoprotein-like: protein MPDGGKLILFLLIFGSSFQKGLAALIQTQQTVLAAVGGDAPLSCLLLETKDVQQVTWQKDLGNKESNIGSYSEYFGQTVNPDFKDKVQFTEAGLQNTSIVIRSVTEQDEGCYLCLFNTFPDGALTAGTCLKVYELHGPVLDVSTSSSPAGSNVSCSATGRPAPTVTLTAPQQNLSLSLYNTTRVSNSNGTVTVTTTALLSASSSTQVGCSVSVLSAAPRELLLTVPGPSETSDHGLDERSGSSGRGSAFMLRFSHVDFSLSVAETQFLFFLKDGL, encoded by the exons ATGCCGGATGGAGGGAagttaattttgtttcttttaatctttgGATCATCCTTTCAGAAAG GTCTAGCAGCGTTGATTCAAACCCAGCAGACTGTATTAGCAGCAGTGGGAGGAGATGCTCCTCTCAGCTGTCTCCTCCTGGAAACTAAAGATGTCCAGCAGGTCACCTGGCAGAAGGACTTGGGGAACAAAGAGAGTAACATCGGCTCCTACAGCGAGTATTTTGGTCAAACAGTGAATCCTGACTTTAAAGATAAAGTTCAGTTCACAGAAGCTGGACTGCAGAATACCTCCATAGTCATCAGGAGTGTTACAGAGCAGGATGAAGGATGTTATCTGTGTTTGTTCAACACCTTCCCTGATGGAGCACTGACAGCTGGAACCTGTCTGAAGGTTTATG AGCTGCATGGACCCGTCCTTGATGTCAGCACATCAAGCTCTCCTGCAGGGTCAAATGTGTCCTGTTCAGCCACAGGTCGACCTGCTCCCACTGTAACACTGACTGCTccacagcagaacctcagctTGTCCCTCTACAACACCACCAGGGTGAGCAACAGCAACGGTACCGTCACCGTCACCACCACAGCTCTGCTGtcagcttccagcagcacaCAGGTTGGATGTTCAGTGTCagttctctctgctgctcccagaGAGCTGCTGCTCACCGTTCCTGGACCCTCAGAGACATCTGATCATG GTTTGGATGAACGATCTGGATCTTCTGGCAGAGGCAGTGCGTTTATGTTGAGATTCTCACATGTTGATTTCTCACTTTCTGTTGCTGAGACACAGTTTCTCTTCTTCCTGAAGGACGGGCTCTGA